Proteins from one Dermacentor variabilis isolate Ectoservices chromosome 1, ASM5094787v1, whole genome shotgun sequence genomic window:
- the LOC142574938 gene encoding carotenoid isomerooxygenase-like yields MASGQEASSAPGLDARKFYKRSCAPEVSEPVTGLLRGQLPAWLQGRLLRNGPGLLSFGPDHYNHTFDCPALLREFTIENGQVLYQNRFLRSHAYVRNRRANRIVVSEFGTVAHPDPCATVFERLASYFYPDLSDNAQLNVMPLGDEVYAMTETPDMIRVDPASLETREKKTLSKMVAVHGATSHPLLDADDGAMYNIGTHIGARLSFVLVHFLPGGSESLVDRVRTVGTIPLQSHISVPYVHSFAMTEKWVVVLEQPTSMHLPSMFASRYLGYKALINALQFDANKNVRFHVMNKKTGELHPTVFESAAFFTFHHINAFEQGDELVVDLICYADDSIIRCLDYTVERHMAFKLGRLRRFLLPLNRGPGERVMIKPRELAKDNLRGELPRINNKRNGKPYKYIYSLSNVEGQEHVAFVTKLDVTTGNWLRWERQGWFPSEPVFVARPGAVEEDDGVVLSSLLQEENEKKLALVVLDAKTLKQLALAEFDCPSSIPADFHGCFLEKQT; encoded by the coding sequence ATGGCCTCAGGCCAAGAAGCCTCATCGGCTCCAGGCCTCGATGCGAGAAAGTTTTACAAGCGCTCGTGCGCGCCCGAAGTTTCGGAGCCGGTCACGGGCCTTTTGAGAGGACAGCTGCCCGCTTGGCTACAAGGCAGGCTTTTACGGAATGGGCCTGGATTGCTTTCGTTTGGCCCCGACCACTACAACCACACATTCGACTGCCCCGCTCTGTTGAGGGAGTTCACCATCGAGAACGGCCAAGTGCTTTATCAGAACCGCTTCCTGCGAAGCCATGCGTACGTACGCAACCGGAGGGCCAACAGAATCGTCGTTTCCGAGTTCGGAACCGTGGCGCATCCTGACCCTTGTGCCACCGTATTCGAGCGTCTGGCGTCGTACTTCTACCCGGACTTGTCGGACAACGCTCAGCTGAACGTGATGCCCCTGGGCGACGAAGTGTACGCCATGACGGAGACGCCTGATATGATTCGAGTGGACCCTGCGTCGTTGGAGACTCGGGAGAAGAAAACCTTGAGCAAAATGGTGGCTGTGCACGGTGCCACCTCCCATCCGCTCTTGGATGCTGACGATGGCGCCATGTACAATATCGGTACGCACATAGGTGCGCGCCTTTCCTTCGTGCTTGTTCATTTCCTTCCCGGTGGATCCGAAAGCTTGGTGGACCGTGTGAGAACCGTGGGAACGATACCGCTACAGTCTCACATATCCGTGCCGTACGTTCACAGTTTCGCAATGACAGAAAAGTGGGTGGTAGTGCTGGAGCAGCCAACATCCATGCACCTGCCTTCCATGTTCGCGTCGAGGTACCTGGGCTACAAGGCACTCATAAACGCACTGCAGTTTGATGCCAATAAGAACGTCCGCTTTCACGTAATGAATAAGAAGACGGGGGAGCTTCACCCCACCGTGTTTGAGTCCGCTGCATTTTTCACGTTCCACCACATCAACGCCTTCGAACAGGGCGACGAGCTCGTGGTCGACCTAATATGCTACGCCGACGACAGCATCATCAGGTGCCTCGACTACACGGTGGAGAGGCACATGGCGTTCAAGTTGGGCCGCTTGCGCCGCTTTCTGCTGCCTCTGAATCGAGGCCCGGGCGAACGTGTCATGATCAAGCCGCGGGAACTAGCCAAGGACAATCTGCGCGGGGAACTTCCGCGAATCAACAACAAACGTAACGGAAAACCATACAAGTACATTTACAGCCTCAGCAACGTCGAAGGCCAAGAACACGTGGCATTCGTCACCAAGCTGGATGTCACTACGGGCAATTGGCTGCGCTGGGAAAGGCAAGGGTGGTTCCCCTCAGAACCTGTCTTTGTAGCGCGTCCAGGCGCTGTTGAGGAAGATGATGGTGTCGTCCTGAGCTCCCTTCTACAGGAGGAGAACGAGAAGAAGCTCGCTCTAGTGGTATTGGACGCCAAAACACTAAAACAACTTGCTCTAGCAGAGTTTGACTGCCCGTCCTCTATTCCAGCAGATTTTCACGGATGCTTTCTTGAGAAACAGACGTAA